In Brienomyrus brachyistius isolate T26 chromosome 19, BBRACH_0.4, whole genome shotgun sequence, one DNA window encodes the following:
- the LOC125714394 gene encoding histone H4, with protein MSGRGKGGKGLGKGGAKRHRKVLRDNIQGITKPAIRRLARRGGVKRISGLIYEETRGVLKVFLENVIRDAVTYTEHAKRKTVTAMDVVYALKRQGRTLYGFGG; from the coding sequence ATGTCTGGTCGTGGAAAGGGAGGTAAAGGGCTTGGAAAGGGAGGCGCTAAGCGCCATCGCAAAGTCCTTCGTGACAACATCCAGGGTATTACTAAGCCAGCTATTCGCCGTCTTGCCCGCCGAGGTGGTGTCAAGCGTATCTCCGGTCTGATCTATGAAGAAACCCGTGGTGTGCTGAAGGTGTTCCTGGAGAACGTCATTCGCGACGCCGTTACCTACACCGAACACGCCAAGAGGAAGACCGTCACCGCTATGGATGTCGTGTACGCTCTCAAGCGCCAGGGCCGCACTCTGTACGGTTTCGGCGGTTAA
- the LOC125714385 gene encoding histone H2A-like: MSGRGKTGGKARAKAKTRSSRAGLQFPVGRVHRLLRKGNYAQRVGAGAPVYLAAVLEYLTAEILELAGNAARDNKKTRIIPRHLQLAVRNDEELNKLLGGVTIAQGGVLPNIQAVLLPKKTEKPAKTK, from the coding sequence ATGAGTGGTAGGGGTAAAACTGGCGGCAAAGCTCGCGCTAAAGCCAAGACTCGTTCTTCCAGGGCTGGCTTGCAGTTCCCTGTCGGCCGTGTCCACAGGCTGCTCCGTAAAGGGAACTATGCTCAGCGAGTTGGTGCTGGAGCTCCAGTCTATTTGGCTGCTGTGCTCGAGTATCTCACTGCTGAAATCCTGGAGTTGGCTGGTAACGCTGCCCGCGACAACAAGAAGACGCGCATCATTCCTCGTCATCTGCAGCTTGCCGTTCGTAACGACGAAGAGCTGAACAAACTGCTGGGCGGTGTGACTATCGCTCAGGGCGGCGTGCTGCCCAACATCCAGGCTGTGCTGCTGCCCAAGAAGACCGAGAAGCCGGCGAAGACCAAGTAA